The window GTCCATCTTTGAATTTAGTTTGGTGTGATCTAGTAGAACTGTGTCTGCTGCAGTCCATCTTTTAATTTAGTTTGGTGTGATCTAGTAGAACTTTCGACGTCGCTGGTGTTTATGCGATCAACAGTTTGAACGCGTTTATGCCGTGGTTTATTTTTCTGGAAGCGTCATCATGAAAGTACATATCAAGTACTCCCTCCGCCACCTGCCCGAACGTGATGCACAGGAACAGGCACGTCACGCAGCCTGCACGCATGCCGATGCACGGGGCAGATGAACGATCGATCGATCAGAGAGACACGTACGGCATCAACCGAGAGCAAGCGCTCCGATCATTCGTCCTCACAGTTGCCCACGTCGTCGAAGCAGTCGAAGAGCCCGGTGGACCACGGGGCGGGGCCCGCCGGCGCCACGaaggccgccgcgctcgcgccgcccgcctcgtagccgccgctcgccgggaaGCCTGTGGCCGTCGGCGCGGCACCCTCCTCGTCAGCCCTTGGCTGCATGGCGTCGCCTACGCACCGCACCCTAGGTCCGCGATCGATCGGCCTTGGAGAACCGAAAGGATCGGAAGGGCGATCGTGAGAGCAGCAACGCAACTTGCAAGCCGTACGAGAGACCGGGCGGCCGGCTTTAATAGCCGGCGCTTCTGGTACAATATCTAGCTACCTGGTCTGCGACGCCTCTCTCTGGGCTCTGCAAAATTTGGATTGCGCATGGATTACGCGTGCAGCATACATCTACACCCTAAAACATGGGAGGACAATGCCACGAGCAGAGATGGCACACCATGCATGCAGCTTTTGCCCACAGCCGGGAGATGTCCAGCCAACGTGCTATAGGTGACAGCGAATGAAAAGACTAAAAAATTCCACAAAAGAGTGCAATCATAGCAAGTACCAACTATCTTGTCCTTTCAAATATACTATAGTCTGCATgctataattaattttgtgacaATTGAAAAATAAGACAACACAACAATTTATCAATAACACATAATTTGACTCAAAAAAGTTATGGGACGGAGCACGGAAAGAAAACCTTAGATTCTTTATAATTTTTCATAAGAATTGGTAAGAAAAATCTTAATAACCTAggatttttcatttttctgagaCAATTATGGATTGAAAGCTATATCGAGATTATGGATTTATTCTCTTGTTGCAATTCTAGCGGCGTGCTAGGGGTGCAAGCAAGAAGCAACAACTCTACTCTTCTACTGTTGTCCAAAGGGGAACAAGCAAGAAGCCAACTCTTTTGTTGTCCATGGAGTACACTCGAGTCAAAGCAACTTGCATCAGTTCCCGTGACGCCAGCTAAAAGTCCTAATTTTCAGAGCTACCAAACAGAGAGTTCTCCTTCACATGGCAAGCTCATAGTAGACTAGCAGAGTAGGCCATGTCTTAATTAATTATACACGGGCGCGCAGCAATAGCCGGAAGCAGCTAGGGATAGAAATAGAATTGATGCAGGCTGGCCATGTGTAGCATTTGGTATCCGCAACAGAGGCGATCGAGCGGTGGCATCGTCAGCGGGTCATCCCGGGGTGCATCTGCGGCggcatggtggcggcggtgcgccCCTGCCTCTCCATGTTCGCGTGCCATCCTGCAAACGCAAAGAAAACCAACGGCTCAACATCTGTTCGGACACGCTGCAGTAGGAATATTTAgcgtgtgtttagttggcgaaaaagtttggattttagtattatagcacatttcgttgttatttgataaataatatctGGGCTAAtcaggcttaaaagattcagctcgtgataatcagttagactgtgtaattaattattttttcaactatatttaatgcgtGTCGGAAACTTTTTACTGGGCTAGCAAGATGAAAACTGAATTCCCGGCAGTGCAGTGACGTGCTAGAAGATCAAGTGAACTGAGTGATCTGAATGGATAAAGAAGAACAAACAACCACCAAACTGCGAGATCGTACCTAGCTTCATGTCAAACCCCCGCTTCTTGAGCTCGCGGTACTCCTGGCAGAGGGCGCAGCACTCGCAGCAGCAGTGGACGAGGCAGTCGGCGCAGGGGCTCTCCCGGAGGCCGTACTGGGCGCGCATCTTGGCGCGGTAGAAGCAGGAGAAGACGCACTGGCACCCCGTGAGCAGCATGACGAGCGTGTACAGCGCCCCGCTGGTGCCGCACGACGTCGACCCCCGGTCGATGATCTCCGCGATCTGCCCGAACGTGATGCACGGGCACAGGCACGTCACGCAGCCTGCAGATCGAGACGCAGAGGTCAGGTCAGGACCGGATGTTCGTATCGGAGACACGCAAACCGGTTGCAAAAGGCCATCGATTTCTCACAGTTGCCGCAGTCGTCGAAGCAGTTGCAGAGCCCGGTGGACCACGCGGCGACGGGCGCCTTCGCGTGCACCGCcagggccgccgtcgcgccgcccgcctgGTAGTAGCCGCCCCCGCCGTTCATCGGGAAgcccgtggccggcggcggcggtggcggcgcctggCCCCGCAGCGGGGCCACACCCTCCTCCACCTGCTTCGGGTACATGGCCATATGTGGCGTCGCCGCGACGAGAGGCGGGGGGCGACCGTGAGAGGGCAGCGGCGCACGAGTCCTGCGAGAGCCTGGGCGGTCGGATTTGGCGTCCGCCCGGCCCCCCGCGGCGCGTTATTTATCggcgaggagaggaggggcgACGTCGCGAGTCGCGACGGtaaccgccgcgcgcgcgctctgGCCAGGGGTCGCGCCACTTTCCGGGCAGCGCGTCGCGAGCGATCAGTTAATTATGGCTGCGGACTGCCTGCCTTGGACTCTTCTTCCAAAGTCGACGGGGGAGGGGGACGCGGCAGTCCACGTCAGGGTGTGGCGGTGGCCGAACTCCGGCCGTGGCCGGGGCGCCGGGCGGTGCGCTCGGGGTCAAGTCGTCGCCCGCCCGCCGGGTACGACGGGGCACCTGGTTTGACAATTGACACCACCCATCCATCGACGGCCTCACGGCCATGGAATGATCAGTCGAGTGTGCGCTGGTCTGGATGACTGGACGAGACCGGAATCTGCCTCGCTCCTCTGCCGCTCGTTTTAGTAAGCTACTCGTACTAATGGGTACTCCGTAGTCAAAGGATGATCTTTCTCCTTTCACTGATCACATCAACAGCCGTGACCCGTGTACTCGTAGAAATGGCTTGCTGTACCCGCACAAACTGAGGTCGCGGGACATGTTCGTTGTTGATGAGTTGTTCGGGCGGTTCACCAATCACTGAGATCGCAGTGGTAGTAGCTACCGCTGCTGCTCACCGCTCCGCCCCAGTACATGCAGTACGTTTTACCCAAACTCAAGAAACTGTTAAACATGATCTGCATTTCTTTCCGAAAGCACATGCTGTTTCTCTCCTCGATG is drawn from Panicum virgatum strain AP13 chromosome 1N, P.virgatum_v5, whole genome shotgun sequence and contains these coding sequences:
- the LOC120656206 gene encoding cell number regulator 2-like, whose translation is MAMYPKQVEEGVAPLRGQAPPPPPPATGFPMNGGGGYYQAGGATAALAVHAKAPVAAWSTGLCNCFDDCGNCCVTCLCPCITFGQIAEIIDRGSTSCGTSGALYTLVMLLTGCQCVFSCFYRAKMRAQYGLRESPCADCLVHCCCECCALCQEYRELKKRGFDMKLGWHANMERQGRTAATMPPQMHPGMTR